One window of the Gemella haemolysans ATCC 10379 genome contains the following:
- a CDS encoding endonuclease/exonuclease/phosphatase family protein, whose product MKKYKLSILLASAVLGGVGATYLSAEVNEVSAAEVKTEVVTPATTTDKNEGTPAGATASAAQVTAPKEVKNIGEVQGESHESPLAGKEVIINNVVVTKTDKTGFYVQDKVSDNNPRTSDAVYVASKDKVASGDLLKVQGTVKEGYMEEYSVKPGQTFKKPAGSLTVTQIINATITKLGKAELPKALNISEKMPKDIVDQTPTKYNPETEALDYWESLEGMRVEVTKPKVTGPQYKGDIYVLPGDYKGQKLNNIGGVNLRPGVQNTEVLPVTVGNKFVAKAKDYFNENISGVVTYRNKTYKIDPSTVPTLQDGGLKREVSKIYPAEDKLTIASYNIENFSANNNGHDETPEEKVDKIANSFIKEVHSPDIITLIEVQDNNGGVNDGTVDGVKSGEKLAQRIKSLGGPDYKYTEIAPVDGKDGGKPGANIRVAYLYNPKRVTLIGKEKGGSEEAARFVNGHLEKNPARIDPTSVHFEKVRKSLAAEFEFKGERIVVIANHLKSKLGDDAIYGSNQPSVENTKAKRIEEAKILNAFIKEGLRQNPNLKFVLTGDFNDFEFSDSVKTIVGNELVNLMAEHEQGDRYSYFYRGSNQSLDNVLISKNIKDKVVFSPVHINASFMEEHGRASDHDPVVVQIDFSKSAAPESPGLNPINPANPDSLKDSTNSATSEQTEKDVVRTVRLADGVTVSVKYNESKINNIDKFVAQDITGERAKEIKELVKEFNSELNVVRTLELHFEDKDGKELKATGENRVVTLAVVKDENQQLKVYHVNGNVLEEIKNTSYEDGKLTFNTNHFSTFVITAQSLVLGNNTAQADATNTVPKEAPRAKEDKKAKILPNTGINSSSTEVAGLGLIALVGLAVRRKLSK is encoded by the coding sequence TTGAAAAAATACAAATTATCAATATTATTAGCAAGTGCAGTATTAGGAGGAGTAGGTGCTACTTACTTATCAGCTGAGGTGAATGAAGTCTCTGCGGCAGAAGTAAAAACAGAAGTAGTGACGCCTGCTACTACAACAGATAAAAATGAAGGTACACCGGCTGGAGCAACTGCATCAGCAGCTCAAGTAACAGCGCCTAAAGAAGTAAAAAACATAGGTGAAGTACAAGGAGAAAGTCACGAGAGTCCTTTAGCTGGGAAAGAAGTAATAATTAACAATGTTGTTGTAACTAAAACTGATAAAACAGGTTTCTATGTTCAAGATAAAGTTTCTGATAACAATCCGAGAACATCTGATGCAGTTTATGTTGCTTCAAAGGATAAAGTTGCTTCAGGAGACTTACTAAAAGTTCAGGGTACTGTTAAAGAAGGTTATATGGAAGAATACTCTGTAAAACCAGGTCAAACTTTTAAAAAACCAGCAGGTAGCCTAACAGTTACTCAAATTATCAACGCAACTATAACAAAATTAGGTAAAGCAGAATTACCAAAAGCATTAAACATTTCTGAAAAAATGCCAAAGGATATAGTTGACCAAACACCAACTAAATATAATCCTGAAACTGAGGCACTAGACTACTGGGAGAGTCTAGAGGGGATGCGTGTAGAAGTAACTAAACCAAAAGTTACAGGTCCACAATATAAAGGTGATATTTATGTATTACCAGGAGACTACAAAGGTCAAAAACTTAATAACATCGGTGGGGTGAATCTTCGTCCAGGTGTCCAAAATACAGAAGTATTACCAGTAACTGTTGGGAATAAATTTGTAGCAAAAGCAAAAGATTACTTTAATGAAAATATCTCAGGAGTAGTTACTTATAGAAACAAAACATACAAAATTGATCCAAGTACTGTACCAACACTACAAGATGGAGGATTAAAACGTGAAGTTTCAAAAATCTATCCAGCTGAAGATAAATTAACTATCGCTTCATACAACATTGAAAACTTCTCAGCTAACAATAATGGACATGATGAAACACCAGAGGAAAAAGTTGATAAAATTGCTAATTCATTCATCAAAGAAGTTCACAGTCCTGATATTATTACTCTAATCGAAGTTCAAGATAATAATGGTGGAGTTAATGATGGAACTGTTGATGGAGTTAAGAGTGGAGAAAAATTAGCTCAAAGAATTAAGAGTCTTGGTGGACCAGATTATAAATATACAGAAATAGCTCCAGTTGATGGAAAAGATGGTGGTAAACCAGGTGCTAACATTAGGGTAGCTTACTTATATAATCCTAAGAGAGTAACTCTAATTGGTAAAGAAAAAGGTGGAAGCGAGGAAGCTGCACGCTTTGTAAATGGTCACCTTGAGAAAAACCCAGCGAGAATTGATCCAACAAGCGTTCATTTCGAGAAAGTTAGAAAATCATTAGCTGCTGAATTTGAATTTAAAGGTGAAAGAATAGTAGTAATTGCAAACCACTTAAAATCAAAATTAGGAGACGATGCAATCTATGGTTCTAACCAACCATCAGTAGAAAATACAAAAGCAAAACGTATTGAAGAGGCTAAAATTCTTAATGCCTTCATTAAAGAGGGATTACGTCAAAATCCTAACTTAAAATTTGTTCTTACAGGAGACTTCAATGACTTCGAATTCTCAGATAGTGTGAAAACAATTGTAGGAAACGAGCTTGTTAACTTAATGGCTGAACATGAACAAGGAGATAGATACTCATACTTCTACCGTGGAAGTAACCAAAGTTTAGATAATGTTTTAATTTCTAAAAATATCAAGGATAAAGTAGTGTTCTCTCCTGTGCATATTAATGCTTCATTTATGGAAGAGCACGGACGTGCATCTGACCACGATCCTGTAGTTGTTCAAATCGACTTTAGTAAATCAGCAGCTCCAGAATCACCTGGGTTAAATCCGATAAATCCAGCTAACCCTGATAGTCTAAAAGATTCAACAAACTCAGCTACTTCTGAACAAACAGAAAAAGATGTTGTACGTACAGTTAGATTAGCTGATGGAGTAACAGTCTCAGTTAAATATAATGAATCAAAAATCAACAATATTGATAAATTTGTTGCTCAAGATATTACAGGAGAAAGAGCTAAAGAAATAAAAGAATTAGTTAAAGAATTTAATTCGGAATTAAATGTAGTAAGAACTTTAGAACTTCACTTTGAAGATAAAGATGGTAAAGAACTAAAAGCTACAGGAGAAAATCGTGTTGTTACTTTAGCAGTGGTTAAAGATGAAAATCAACAATTGAAAGTATATCACGTTAATGGCAATGTGTTAGAAGAAATAAAAAATACTTCATATGAAGATGGAAAACTTACTTTTAATACAAATCACTTCAGTACATTTGTTATTACAGCTCAATCATTAGTTCTTGGAAATAATACTGCGCAAGCAGATGCTACAAACACAGTGCCGAAAGAAGCGCCTAGAGCAAAAGAAGATAAAAAAGCTAAAATATTACCAAATACTGGTATCAATTCTTCTAGTACAGAAGTAGCAGGATTAGGATTGATTGCTTTAGTTGGACTTGCAGTTAGACGTAAACTTTCTAAATAA
- the folB gene encoding dihydroneopterin aldolase — translation MKTVLFIDNLEVFANHGLFEEENKLGQKFIFDIECELNYKKAMFSDEMTDSISYADIAEVVVKTATTNTFNLLERLAGEILKNIFTEFSQIENINLKINKPGAPIKYHFEKCGVEVKTSREEFYNL, via the coding sequence ATGAAAACAGTGTTATTTATTGATAATCTTGAAGTATTTGCTAATCATGGATTATTTGAAGAAGAGAATAAATTAGGTCAGAAATTTATTTTTGACATAGAATGTGAACTTAATTATAAGAAAGCTATGTTCAGTGATGAAATGACAGATAGTATTAGTTATGCTGATATTGCAGAAGTTGTTGTGAAAACTGCTACGACTAATACATTTAATTTGCTAGAAAGATTAGCTGGAGAAATTTTAAAAAATATTTTTACTGAATTTTCTCAAATAGAAAATATAAATTTAAAAATTAATAAACCAGGAGCACCGATAAAATATCATTTTGAAAAATGTGGTGTAGAAGTAAAAACGTCACGTGAGGAGTTTTATAACTTATAA
- the folK gene encoding 2-amino-4-hydroxy-6-hydroxymethyldihydropteridine diphosphokinase → MIILALGTNIEPREQYLKDALAKIEDNNLKIILESSIYETPAWGGVADQNFLNMCIEIETELEAYELLDTVQKIELELGRVRKEHWGNRTIDIDIITFNDLAFNDERLIVPHKFIHDRNFVLAPLVEMYGSIEVAGKNIKESLEKITEPISIYKEKL, encoded by the coding sequence ATGATTATACTAGCGTTAGGAACTAATATAGAGCCAAGAGAACAGTATTTAAAAGATGCTTTAGCAAAAATAGAAGATAATAATCTCAAGATTATTTTAGAGAGCAGTATTTATGAAACACCTGCATGGGGTGGCGTAGCTGATCAAAATTTTTTAAATATGTGTATAGAAATAGAAACTGAACTAGAAGCATATGAACTACTAGATACGGTTCAAAAAATAGAACTTGAATTAGGTCGAGTTCGTAAGGAACACTGGGGTAATAGGACAATAGATATTGATATAATTACATTTAATGATTTAGCTTTTAATGATGAAAGATTAATTGTTCCACATAAATTTATTCATGATAGAAACTTTGTTTTAGCTCCTTTAGTAGAAATGTACGGCAGTATAGAGGTAGCTGGGAAAAACATAAAAGAATCATTAGAAAAAATAACAGAACCTATAAGTATATATAAAGAAAAATTGTAA
- the dusB gene encoding tRNA dihydrouridine synthase DusB, which translates to MFKIREVEIPNRVVLAPMAGVCNAAFRLTAKEFGAGLVCAEMVSDKAILFNNKKTMNMLYIDPRERPLSLQIFGGEIETLVEAAKYVDKNTEADIIDLNMGCPVPKITKVDAGSKLLLDPDKVYEVIARLVDSVSKPVTVKMRMGWDDEHIYIMDNARNAERAGASAIAIHGRTKVQMYSGKANWDVIRDVKKELKIPVIGNGDVTSPELAKKMLDDTNCDAVMIGRAALGNPWMLYRTVKYLETGELTEEPSPREKIDVCLLHLRRLMEIKPERVAVHEMRKHAAYYMKGIKGGAKVKKELNTLNSYAEMENLFGEFLDYLESGIVAPKKEIII; encoded by the coding sequence ATGTTTAAAATTAGAGAAGTAGAAATTCCAAATAGAGTTGTTTTAGCACCTATGGCAGGTGTGTGTAATGCCGCATTCCGTTTAACAGCGAAAGAATTCGGAGCGGGATTAGTTTGTGCTGAGATGGTGAGTGATAAAGCTATTTTATTTAATAATAAAAAAACGATGAATATGTTATATATCGATCCAAGAGAACGTCCACTAAGTTTACAAATCTTCGGAGGGGAGATTGAAACGTTAGTAGAAGCCGCAAAGTATGTTGATAAAAACACAGAAGCTGATATTATTGACTTAAATATGGGATGTCCGGTACCAAAGATTACTAAAGTCGATGCTGGTAGTAAATTACTTCTTGATCCAGATAAGGTATATGAAGTAATTGCAAGATTAGTAGACTCTGTTTCTAAGCCTGTAACAGTAAAAATGCGTATGGGATGGGATGATGAGCATATTTACATAATGGATAATGCTAGAAACGCAGAGCGTGCTGGTGCTAGTGCTATTGCTATCCACGGTAGGACAAAAGTTCAAATGTACAGTGGTAAAGCTAACTGGGATGTAATTCGTGATGTGAAAAAAGAATTGAAAATTCCAGTAATTGGTAATGGGGATGTAACTTCACCAGAACTTGCGAAAAAAATGTTAGATGATACTAATTGTGACGCTGTAATGATAGGACGAGCAGCTCTAGGAAATCCTTGGATGCTATATCGTACAGTTAAGTACTTAGAAACTGGTGAATTAACTGAAGAACCAAGTCCAAGAGAAAAAATTGACGTTTGTCTACTTCACTTAAGAAGACTTATGGAAATTAAACCTGAAAGAGTAGCCGTACACGAAATGAGAAAACACGCTGCATACTACATGAAGGGTATTAAAGGTGGAGCAAAAGTTAAAAAAGAATTAAATACTTTAAACTCATATGCTGAGATGGAAAATCTATTCGGAGAATTCCTGGATTATCTTGAGTCTGGTATTGTAGCTCCAAAAAAAGAAATAATCATTTAA
- a CDS encoding pyruvate kinase: protein MTRKAKIIATLGNSTEGLLEEIVARGADAVLIDTYYGSTEECIERINKIKELRDELDKNTAIIYDLDHIYAESKYKLIKIEEENVRFACQNDVDFVACPFVSNLDEIRKVKDILQVQGKKDIGLIVKIDCKEAYESIDEIIQFADSIMINRDELGMELPYQNLPSIQKEIIRKANDATVEVILTTQMLHSMIYNPRPTRAEVSDVANAVIDGVDAIMLIEETATGSYPKEALQTVDKIISYVETQDRVFDRNEDEYKNHKMDIAHAISLSTKYLLDSIDVNNIVTYTKSGSTAKFIARYKPKVQILAVVPSKQNARKLALSRGITTFIEERTLTMEEMLNLAPKFAKESGLAKEGDYILITAGQPDLGKDNVPPTDFVNIRQV from the coding sequence ATGACTAGAAAGGCAAAAATTATAGCAACTTTGGGAAATAGTACAGAGGGATTGTTAGAGGAGATTGTTGCTAGAGGTGCTGATGCTGTATTAATTGATACATATTATGGAAGTACAGAAGAATGCATCGAAAGAATTAATAAAATAAAAGAATTAAGAGACGAATTAGATAAAAATACTGCAATAATTTATGATTTAGATCATATTTATGCAGAAAGTAAATATAAACTAATAAAAATAGAAGAAGAAAATGTCCGTTTTGCTTGTCAAAATGATGTTGATTTTGTTGCCTGTCCATTTGTTAGTAACCTAGATGAAATTCGAAAAGTAAAAGACATATTGCAAGTTCAAGGGAAAAAGGATATTGGGTTAATAGTAAAAATTGACTGTAAAGAAGCATATGAAAGCATCGATGAAATTATTCAATTTGCTGATTCTATTATGATAAATAGGGATGAACTTGGTATGGAATTACCATATCAAAACTTACCAAGTATTCAAAAAGAAATTATTAGAAAAGCTAATGATGCAACGGTAGAGGTAATATTAACAACTCAAATGTTACACTCTATGATTTATAATCCTAGACCTACACGTGCAGAGGTTTCGGATGTAGCGAATGCAGTTATTGATGGAGTAGATGCAATAATGTTGATAGAAGAAACAGCAACTGGAAGCTATCCAAAAGAGGCATTACAAACTGTCGATAAAATTATTAGTTATGTTGAAACTCAAGATAGAGTATTTGATAGAAATGAAGATGAGTATAAAAACCACAAGATGGATATTGCGCACGCGATCTCGTTGTCGACTAAATATTTGCTTGATTCTATAGATGTAAATAATATTGTAACTTATACAAAATCTGGTAGCACAGCTAAGTTTATCGCAAGATATAAACCAAAAGTTCAAATTTTGGCTGTAGTACCTTCAAAACAAAATGCTAGAAAGTTAGCTTTATCACGTGGTATTACTACATTTATTGAAGAAAGAACACTTACTATGGAAGAAATGTTAAACTTGGCACCAAAATTTGCTAAGGAATCAGGTTTAGCAAAAGAGGGAGACTATATCTTAATCACAGCAGGACAACCAGATCTTGGAAAAGATAATGTTCCTCCAACGGATTTCGTTAATATAAGACAAGTTTAA
- the srtB gene encoding class B sortase, LPKTxAVK-specific has protein sequence MESTQAKEEPKKNDEYVVEQAEKDYLANKFKDLKAINNEVIGYMYVPGDGNDSLKEPILQTTNNSKYLEYGINNKPAPFIGAVFMDFENKPGLDQSDVKWVFGHARAGIEEKKITLDTRVFNNMNWFAKKDYFDSHRVVVMETPERKYYYEVTGVKVVHEDTNLYQIPTTADKKDEFISLFKNGSRNWLENTKISGEDNMTVFATCRLDDVSLRTLVLARQIPDKELKEFLEKNKELLNS, from the coding sequence ATAGAATCTACACAAGCCAAGGAAGAACCTAAGAAAAATGATGAATATGTAGTTGAACAAGCTGAGAAAGATTATTTGGCTAATAAGTTTAAAGACTTAAAAGCAATAAATAATGAGGTTATTGGATATATGTATGTTCCTGGTGATGGTAATGATTCGCTTAAAGAACCGATTTTACAAACAACAAATAACTCTAAGTATTTAGAGTATGGAATTAATAACAAACCAGCTCCATTTATTGGTGCAGTTTTTATGGATTTTGAAAATAAACCAGGTTTAGATCAAAGTGATGTAAAATGGGTATTCGGACATGCTCGTGCGGGAATTGAGGAGAAGAAAATAACATTGGATACAAGAGTATTCAACAATATGAACTGGTTTGCTAAAAAAGATTATTTTGATAGTCATAGAGTTGTAGTTATGGAAACTCCGGAAAGAAAATACTATTATGAAGTAACAGGAGTTAAAGTGGTTCATGAAGATACTAATCTATATCAGATACCAACAACTGCTGATAAAAAAGATGAATTTATAAGTTTATTTAAAAACGGATCAAGAAATTGGCTAGAGAATACTAAGATATCTGGAGAGGATAATATGACAGTATTTGCTACTTGTCGTTTAGATGATGTATCATTAAGAACATTAGTATTAGCTAGACAGATTCCAGATAAAGAATTAAAAGAATTCTTAGAAAAAAATAAAGAATTATTAAATAGTTAA
- a CDS encoding MFS transporter produces the protein MKLNSFAKFSLLSISILLMSHLAISPVIPNLYNFYHASNSNIGLASVESLATIPAMMITIFVLLSNGVIKFIGKKNTVLLGLLLIFIFGIVPAFTTNFKVVLISRLLLGAGIGLFNSLSISMISDFFDEEHRGTMIGLRTAFLNIGKALTTFISGYLLIYGIQYTFLVYALALPIFVIFLLFVPNAENVNNKKVSIKFHKETIFLTFLTFLVGISYMGSTIKIPTLLAEKYHYQPDVARNLLTILALSGILSGVIFGILVKRFKNLTLPIMLSFMTIGSVLFALTNNIVIFYIAAIFIGISFVGTMSFNFFYISNKLENKFINFATSVILVGGNIGVILTPVVLTKIPEALHLEKYTTPFFITTTLMFISTLVSYAVLRDKK, from the coding sequence ATGAAATTAAATTCATTCGCTAAGTTTTCACTACTTAGTATTTCTATATTATTAATGTCACACCTTGCAATCTCTCCTGTAATTCCAAACCTATATAATTTTTATCATGCAAGTAACTCTAATATAGGTCTGGCTTCTGTTGAGAGTTTAGCTACAATCCCTGCTATGATGATAACAATCTTTGTTCTTCTTAGCAATGGAGTTATTAAGTTTATTGGTAAAAAAAATACAGTTCTTCTAGGACTACTACTAATTTTCATCTTTGGTATTGTACCAGCTTTTACAACAAACTTTAAAGTTGTTTTAATTAGTAGACTTCTCCTTGGAGCTGGTATAGGTTTATTTAATTCTCTTTCTATTAGTATGATTAGTGACTTCTTTGATGAAGAACACCGTGGTACTATGATTGGATTAAGAACAGCATTTCTAAATATAGGAAAAGCATTAACTACATTTATTTCTGGATATTTATTAATCTACGGTATTCAATATACATTTTTAGTTTATGCTCTGGCTCTTCCTATATTCGTAATTTTTCTATTATTTGTACCAAACGCAGAAAATGTAAATAATAAAAAAGTTAGTATTAAATTCCATAAAGAGACTATCTTTTTAACTTTTCTAACATTTTTAGTAGGAATCTCATATATGGGATCAACTATCAAAATTCCTACTCTACTTGCAGAAAAATATCACTATCAACCTGATGTAGCTAGAAATCTATTAACGATTCTTGCCTTAAGTGGTATTCTTTCAGGAGTTATCTTCGGTATTCTTGTTAAGAGATTTAAAAATCTAACTTTACCAATTATGTTAAGTTTCATGACAATTGGAAGTGTATTGTTTGCTTTAACAAATAATATTGTTATATTCTATATCGCAGCTATCTTTATAGGAATCAGCTTTGTTGGAACAATGTCATTTAACTTCTTCTATATTTCTAACAAGTTAGAAAATAAATTCATCAACTTTGCGACAAGTGTAATTTTAGTAGGAGGTAATATTGGTGTAATTCTAACTCCAGTAGTACTCACAAAAATCCCTGAAGCTCTACACCTGGAAAAATATACTACACCATTTTTCATAACTACTACACTAATGTTTATTTCTACACTAGTTAGTTACGCAGTTTTAAGAGACAAAAAATAA
- a CDS encoding MBL fold metallo-hydrolase: protein MAKAEIRRIVMDMVDENCYVVYKDGRGVIVDPGEGFDRIQKAVEELNVKIEAILLTHAHFDHIMSLDECRKHYEVPVYISGYERDWLQNPDFNGSTLFRLRRPPMTDPAEFEFEENKKYEIAGLSFTVLPTPGHSPGGVSFDFGKFIVVGDALFRSGFGRYDLYGSDYDALKNSLGNVLFKLDGAKIVYPGHGDETTIERERSLNLIGC, encoded by the coding sequence ATGGCAAAAGCAGAAATTAGAAGAATAGTAATGGATATGGTAGATGAAAACTGCTATGTAGTTTATAAAGATGGACGTGGGGTTATCGTGGATCCAGGTGAAGGTTTCGATAGAATACAAAAAGCTGTGGAAGAATTAAATGTAAAAATTGAAGCGATATTATTAACACATGCTCACTTCGATCACATTATGTCATTAGATGAGTGTAGAAAACACTACGAAGTTCCAGTATATATTTCAGGATATGAACGTGATTGGTTACAAAACCCAGATTTTAATGGTTCAACATTGTTCCGTTTAAGAAGACCGCCTATGACTGATCCTGCAGAATTTGAATTTGAAGAAAACAAAAAATACGAAATTGCTGGTTTAAGTTTTACTGTATTACCAACACCAGGGCATTCTCCAGGAGGAGTATCGTTTGATTTTGGTAAGTTTATTGTTGTAGGAGATGCATTATTTAGAAGTGGTTTTGGTCGTTATGATTTATATGGATCAGATTATGATGCCTTGAAAAATTCACTAGGAAATGTATTATTTAAGCTTGATGGTGCGAAAATAGTATATCCAGGTCATGGAGATGAGACTACGATTGAAAGAGAAAGATCTTTAAATCTTATTGGTTGTTAA
- a CDS encoding PH domain-containing protein, producing MKNIKKSRVHPMVIMDSVITGFRLFGIFMVLALREQSLKYYLLVLAGFLLLIVIGIFDYFLKSYEVRDGALIYTKGIINKETKNINLENIQSIDMSSNVLYQVFNLLSVDINLVGGKIRIKPLKKEVALNLIDILRELKQDQDESEDITSDQEENVQESQKEILRLSVKDLSFYGLLRVRFFAALGLILALNGKIRDVFKYLFDNEAYFDELLQKNAKSVAGNITAIFIIIGIFMILVVIASIIHTIVKYHNFILTTKDNNLLCKYGLLNKKSLVIDIDRIQSVKLIYPLRYRFFGLAKLSVETLTNNVSEDLSEQKSTIDVLPLVKNDFAQNFVKNNLGIDLEYYESLESEKIQQKARIALYRWSLFNCSPLPIIVFAIVYFANIDLKLEYKVLGSLALYLILVSYSILVKNYMLKYNELSYDRYYFKNTFMRQLTIITEFIKVKKVGTINSRTNYFMSKRNLAHISINSIGVNSDIKLKYYDRGYKEKLERDFIVSEVGYE from the coding sequence ATGAAGAATATTAAAAAAAGTCGAGTGCACCCTATGGTTATTATGGATTCTGTAATTACTGGATTTAGATTATTTGGTATTTTTATGGTGCTGGCATTAAGAGAGCAGAGTTTGAAATATTATTTACTAGTTTTAGCAGGATTTCTTCTACTAATAGTAATAGGTATATTTGATTATTTCTTAAAAAGTTATGAAGTACGTGATGGGGCTCTAATTTACACAAAAGGAATAATAAATAAAGAAACAAAAAATATAAACCTTGAAAATATCCAATCGATTGATATGAGTTCTAATGTATTGTACCAAGTATTTAATCTGCTTTCGGTGGATATTAATCTTGTTGGAGGTAAAATTAGGATAAAACCTCTGAAGAAGGAAGTCGCATTAAACTTAATTGATATACTAAGAGAATTAAAACAAGATCAAGATGAATCAGAAGATATAACTTCAGATCAAGAAGAAAACGTACAGGAGTCTCAAAAAGAAATACTAAGATTGTCTGTGAAAGACCTTTCGTTTTATGGACTACTTAGGGTTAGATTCTTTGCAGCTTTGGGGTTAATATTAGCATTAAATGGTAAGATTCGAGATGTATTCAAATATCTCTTCGACAATGAAGCTTATTTTGACGAACTTCTTCAAAAAAATGCTAAATCAGTCGCAGGCAACATAACAGCCATATTTATAATAATTGGGATATTTATGATTTTAGTAGTAATTGCATCAATTATTCATACGATTGTAAAATATCATAACTTTATCCTTACGACTAAAGATAATAATTTACTATGTAAATATGGATTGTTAAATAAAAAATCATTAGTTATTGATATTGACAGGATTCAAAGTGTAAAATTGATATATCCTTTGCGTTATCGTTTCTTCGGACTTGCGAAATTATCTGTTGAAACCCTAACTAATAACGTATCAGAAGATTTAAGTGAGCAAAAATCTACGATAGATGTCCTACCTCTAGTAAAAAATGATTTTGCACAAAATTTTGTGAAAAATAATCTAGGTATTGATTTAGAGTACTATGAAAGTTTAGAAAGTGAAAAAATACAACAAAAAGCTAGAATTGCATTGTATCGTTGGAGTTTGTTTAATTGCAGTCCTCTACCGATAATAGTATTTGCAATAGTATATTTTGCTAATATTGATTTGAAGCTAGAGTATAAAGTTTTGGGTTCGCTTGCTCTTTATCTTATCTTGGTTTCGTATAGTATTTTAGTGAAAAACTATATGTTGAAATATAACGAGCTATCTTATGATAGATATTACTTTAAGAATACGTTTATGAGACAATTGACAATAATAACAGAATTTATTAAAGTAAAAAAAGTAGGAACAATTAATAGTAGGACGAACTATTTTATGAGTAAAAGAAATCTTGCTCATATATCAATAAATTCTATTGGGGTAAACTCAGATATTAAGTTGAAATATTATGATAGAGGATACAAAGAAAAATTAGAAAGAGATTTTATAGTTTCGGAGGTAGGTTATGAATAG
- a CDS encoding PH domain-containing protein, with the protein MNRIFEKKSCNLPQRSVQYIRIHFGIYALVLLSPVIGKSVYDYFKTEINYKFLGLGILVILIIYALAALVIPPLVIRNYSYEIDDMGVSEVEGVFFKSKKTLPYNTIQDVTIHTGPILNKFKLANIQITGIYSKLWIDYLPIEEAEKLKEKILQERSKYNIEY; encoded by the coding sequence ATGAATAGAATATTTGAAAAAAAATCGTGTAATTTACCACAGAGGTCTGTACAATATATAAGAATACACTTTGGCATATATGCTCTAGTTCTCTTATCACCAGTTATTGGTAAAAGTGTATATGACTATTTTAAAACGGAAATAAATTATAAATTTCTTGGTCTAGGTATATTAGTGATATTAATAATATATGCTCTAGCGGCTTTAGTTATTCCACCTTTAGTAATTAGAAATTATTCTTATGAGATAGATGATATGGGAGTATCGGAAGTCGAGGGAGTATTTTTTAAGAGTAAAAAAACTTTGCCTTATAATACTATCCAAGATGTTACGATACATACAGGACCAATTTTAAATAAGTTTAAATTGGCTAATATACAAATAACAGGAATATATAGTAAATTATGGATTGATTATCTGCCCATTGAAGAAGCGGAGAAATTAAAAGAAAAAATTCTCCAAGAAAGAAGTAAATACAATATTGAATATTGA